The following are encoded together in the Blautia obeum ATCC 29174 genome:
- a CDS encoding GTP pyrophosphokinase, whose protein sequence is MGTGNALRATETFTLIQLEEERQKLKKKELLKSMLTDSEFSIKGQCAINLMMTKLDIINTFLLMKYKRNFIQMKTWRLKSYDSVCKKMQKKGLELNFDLALEKINDLIGVRAVCAYVDDIYKVADLIEKQQDIHILKIKDYVQQPKKSGYQSLHLILEIAIPFQKENQWIKLELQLRTAAMDYWANLDHQLRYKRGQKQAAVINEELQQCASVITQLDQKMLDIRKKIDKI, encoded by the coding sequence ATGGGAACGGGAAATGCATTACGGGCAACAGAAACATTTACACTGATACAATTAGAGGAAGAAAGACAGAAATTGAAAAAGAAAGAACTTCTTAAGAGCATGCTGACCGACAGTGAATTTAGCATTAAAGGACAATGTGCCATCAATCTTATGATGACCAAACTCGACATCATCAACACATTTCTGCTGATGAAATATAAACGGAATTTTATTCAGATGAAAACCTGGAGACTCAAAAGCTATGACAGTGTCTGCAAAAAAATGCAGAAAAAAGGACTGGAGCTGAATTTTGATCTGGCACTGGAAAAGATCAATGACCTGATCGGTGTTCGTGCTGTATGTGCTTATGTAGATGATATTTACAAAGTGGCTGACCTGATCGAAAAACAACAGGATATCCATATCCTGAAAATCAAAGATTATGTACAGCAGCCAAAGAAATCCGGCTATCAAAGCCTTCATCTGATTCTGGAAATTGCAATTCCATTCCAGAAAGAAAACCAGTGGATCAAACTGGAATTGCAGCTTCGAACTGCTGCCATGGATTACTGGGCCAACCTCGACCATCAATTGCGTTACAAACGCGGACAAAAGCAGGCAGCAGTGATCAATGAAGAATTACAGCAGTGTGCTTCTGTGATCACACAGCTCGATCAGAAAATGCTGGATATCCGTAAAAAAATTGACAAGATCTGA
- a CDS encoding pyridoxal phosphate-dependent aminotransferase: protein MIAEKMKPFVQNNSAIRMMFEEGNRLRAKYGADKVYDFSLGNPSVPAPDCVREAIIDLVNNEEPTVLHGYMSNAGFEDVRETIAQSLNRRFGTAFSAHNLIMTVGAASGLNVILKTILNPGEEVIVFAPYFLEYGAYVRNYDGKLVEISPNTETFQPNLKELEEKITANTRAVIVNTPHNPTGVVYSEETIKELAAILEKKQQEFGSVIYLISDEPYRELAYDGVEVPYLTKYYKNTVVGYSYSKSLSLPGERIGYLVIPDELEDSATVITAAAIANRVLGSVNAPSLMQKVIQKCVDAEVDVAAYDRNRLALYNGLKECGFECIKPQGAFYLFVKSPVADEKQFCEAGKKYNILMVPGSSFACPGYVRLAYCVSYETIQNSLPEFEKLAAEYGL, encoded by the coding sequence ATGATAGCAGAAAAAATGAAACCTTTTGTACAGAACAATTCAGCAATTCGTATGATGTTCGAAGAAGGAAATCGTCTCCGGGCAAAGTATGGTGCAGACAAAGTCTATGACTTCAGCCTTGGTAACCCAAGTGTTCCAGCACCGGATTGCGTACGCGAGGCAATCATAGATCTTGTAAACAACGAAGAACCGACTGTTCTCCACGGATATATGAGCAACGCAGGCTTTGAGGATGTCAGAGAAACGATCGCGCAGTCTCTGAACCGCCGTTTCGGGACAGCTTTTTCTGCACATAATCTGATCATGACAGTTGGTGCTGCCAGCGGTCTGAATGTCATCCTCAAGACGATACTGAATCCGGGCGAGGAAGTGATCGTTTTTGCACCGTACTTTCTGGAATACGGTGCATATGTACGTAACTATGACGGTAAGCTTGTGGAAATCTCTCCTAATACAGAGACTTTCCAGCCAAATCTGAAAGAACTGGAAGAGAAGATTACAGCCAATACCCGTGCAGTGATCGTAAATACGCCACATAACCCGACCGGTGTTGTTTATTCTGAGGAGACGATCAAAGAACTTGCTGCGATCCTCGAGAAAAAACAGCAGGAGTTTGGTTCTGTGATCTATCTGATTTCGGATGAACCGTACAGAGAACTGGCTTATGATGGCGTAGAAGTTCCATATCTGACGAAATATTATAAGAATACGGTTGTAGGATATTCCTATAGCAAATCTCTGTCTCTGCCGGGAGAGCGTATTGGATATCTGGTCATCCCGGATGAACTGGAAGACAGCGCAACAGTCATCACAGCAGCAGCAATTGCAAACCGTGTACTTGGAAGTGTTAATGCACCATCCCTTATGCAGAAAGTTATCCAGAAATGCGTAGATGCAGAAGTGGATGTGGCTGCTTATGACAGAAACCGTCTGGCACTTTACAATGGCCTTAAAGAATGTGGATTTGAATGTATCAAACCACAGGGCGCATTTTATCTGTTTGTGAAATCTCCGGTTGCAGATGAGAAGCAGTTCTGCGAGGCCGGTAAGAAATATAATATCCTGATGGTTCCGGGAAGCTCCTTTGCCTGCCCTGGATATGTAAGACTGGCATATTGTGTATCTTACGAGACGATTCAGAATTCTCTGCCTGAATTTGAGAAGCTGGCAGCAGAGTATGGGCTGTAG
- a CDS encoding sodium-dependent transporter produces the protein MEEIFLKERETFGSRLGFILVSAGCAVGLGNVWKFPYMTGKYGGAAFILIYLVFLVLLGLPILVSEFAVGRSSRLSTARAFHKLEPEGSNFHKYSYMGMIGNYMLMMFYTMVAGWMMYYGYVMATGKLSGASSDEVSGFFSNLMTSTGTMTGWMIVAVLLAFGVCSLGLQNGIERITKVMMICLLALIVVLAVHSVTLDGAMEGVKFYLVPNLDNIRAAGLGNVIFGALSQAFFTLSIGIGAMEIFGSYMGKECTLAGESINILILDTFVALMAGLIIIPACFAFNVEPGAGPGLVFITLPNVFNQMAGGRLWGALFFLFMSFAALSTVIAVFENILSFAMDLWGWKRNKAVLFNIVLLIILSMPAILGFGPWSGIQILGEGTNIMDLEDFIISNNILPLGSVIFVIFCASKNGWGWDNFIKEANTGKGIKFPTCIRNYMLWVIPVVVAIIYLKGYYDMFQPKGNTYLIPWMIVGIAMLILVGWIVFGHSKKNKK, from the coding sequence ATGGAGGAAATTTTTTTGAAAGAAAGAGAAACATTTGGCTCAAGACTTGGATTCATCCTGGTTTCTGCAGGGTGTGCAGTAGGTCTTGGAAACGTATGGAAATTCCCATACATGACAGGAAAATATGGAGGAGCTGCTTTTATCCTGATCTATCTTGTCTTTCTCGTTCTGCTTGGCCTGCCAATTCTTGTAAGTGAATTTGCAGTAGGACGAAGCAGCAGACTGAGTACGGCAAGAGCATTTCACAAACTGGAGCCGGAGGGTTCCAATTTCCATAAGTACAGCTATATGGGAATGATCGGTAATTATATGCTGATGATGTTTTATACCATGGTAGCAGGATGGATGATGTACTACGGTTATGTTATGGCGACCGGGAAACTGAGCGGAGCTTCTTCTGATGAAGTGAGTGGCTTTTTCTCAAACCTGATGACATCTACCGGAACAATGACCGGCTGGATGATCGTTGCAGTCCTTCTTGCCTTTGGTGTTTGTTCTTTGGGACTTCAGAATGGAATTGAACGTATCACAAAGGTTATGATGATCTGTCTTCTGGCACTGATCGTGGTGCTGGCTGTTCATTCTGTAACGCTGGACGGAGCGATGGAAGGTGTTAAATTTTACCTTGTACCAAACCTCGACAATATCCGTGCGGCAGGTCTTGGAAACGTGATCTTTGGTGCGCTGTCACAGGCATTCTTTACTTTGAGTATCGGTATCGGTGCGATGGAGATCTTCGGAAGCTATATGGGAAAGGAATGTACCCTTGCAGGAGAAAGTATTAATATCCTGATCCTGGATACATTTGTAGCACTGATGGCTGGTCTTATCATCATTCCGGCATGTTTTGCATTTAACGTAGAGCCTGGTGCGGGACCGGGACTTGTATTCATCACTCTGCCAAACGTATTCAACCAGATGGCAGGTGGAAGACTCTGGGGAGCTCTGTTTTTCCTGTTTATGTCCTTTGCGGCACTGTCTACGGTTATTGCAGTATTTGAGAACATTCTGTCCTTCGCAATGGATCTGTGGGGCTGGAAACGTAATAAAGCAGTTTTATTTAATATCGTTCTGCTCATTATTCTTTCCATGCCGGCAATTCTTGGCTTCGGACCATGGTCCGGAATTCAGATCCTCGGTGAAGGAACAAATATCATGGATCTGGAAGATTTTATTATTTCCAATAATATCCTGCCACTTGGTTCAGTAATCTTTGTAATCTTCTGTGCATCTAAGAATGGGTGGGGATGGGACAACTTCATTAAGGAAGCCAATACTGGAAAGGGAATAAAATTCCCGACATGTATCAGAAATTACATGTTGTGGGTAATTCCGGTCGTTGTAGCGATTATTTATCTGAAAGGTTATTATGATATGTTCCAGCCGAAAGGAAATACTTATCTGATTCCATGGATGATCGTGGGCATCGCAATGCTGATATTGGTAGGATGGATCGTATTCGGACATAGTAAGAAAAACAAGAAGTAA
- a CDS encoding substrate-binding domain-containing protein, whose protein sequence is MKKAAVVVLLLAGVAAVAGEAGIMDGFGNFVADVQAEDELPDNEKAQNESEEVTGEEEDSASKIDTSITIGTGSRIAVVSKATDGEYWKLVHRGMEDAVKDINTAYDFSSDDAVTMTFEGPSDEQDVETQINTLDAVIAENPTVLCMSASDIESCQAQLEAASENGIPVVVFDSNVNEDELVAAFRGTDNTYVGKLAAEKLADAIGGSGKIAVFSAQEKTESSQKRVEGFKETLMEYPDITIVSELYTDKVDDMETAMADVLNRYPDLSGVFCTNEDVSDLYLGLDKGEKAPVMVGVDATTVQQKAIADGQELGTVSQDPYAIGYQTIIAAAQAMSTDVQKAAEVEKNVLLEPEWIDASNISDETNSNYLYSK, encoded by the coding sequence ATGAAAAAAGCAGCTGTTGTGGTGCTTCTTCTTGCAGGTGTGGCTGCAGTGGCAGGAGAAGCCGGTATAATGGATGGCTTTGGTAATTTTGTTGCGGATGTGCAGGCAGAAGATGAACTGCCGGATAACGAGAAAGCTCAAAATGAATCAGAAGAAGTAACAGGTGAGGAAGAGGACAGTGCATCCAAGATAGATACTTCCATCACAATTGGGACAGGGAGCAGGATTGCTGTTGTAAGCAAGGCTACAGATGGAGAATACTGGAAACTTGTTCACCGGGGCATGGAAGATGCTGTGAAGGATATCAATACAGCATATGATTTTTCTTCTGATGATGCAGTCACTATGACATTTGAAGGACCTTCCGATGAACAGGATGTAGAAACACAGATCAATACGCTTGATGCGGTAATTGCGGAGAATCCAACGGTTCTTTGTATGTCTGCAAGTGACATTGAATCCTGTCAGGCACAGCTTGAAGCAGCAAGTGAAAACGGAATTCCGGTCGTAGTATTCGATTCTAATGTTAATGAAGATGAACTTGTGGCAGCATTTCGCGGAACCGATAATACATATGTAGGAAAGCTTGCCGCAGAAAAACTGGCAGACGCTATTGGCGGGTCTGGTAAGATTGCAGTATTTTCTGCCCAGGAAAAGACAGAAAGTTCCCAGAAACGAGTGGAGGGATTCAAAGAAACCCTTATGGAGTATCCGGATATTACGATCGTAAGTGAATTGTATACAGATAAAGTAGATGATATGGAAACTGCAATGGCAGATGTACTTAACAGATATCCGGATCTGAGCGGAGTGTTCTGCACAAATGAAGATGTTTCAGATCTGTATCTTGGTCTTGATAAGGGAGAGAAGGCTCCGGTTATGGTTGGAGTTGATGCGACGACTGTTCAGCAGAAAGCGATTGCAGATGGACAGGAACTTGGAACAGTATCACAGGATCCATATGCTATAGGATATCAGACGATCATTGCGGCTGCACAGGCAATGTCCACGGATGTTCAGAAGGCTGCGGAAGTAGAAAAGAATGTTCTTCTTGAGCCAGAATGGATTGATGCATCAAATATCAGCGATGAGACCAACAGTAATTATCTTTATTCAAAATAA
- a CDS encoding RluA family pseudouridine synthase, protein MWNNKNSIEDMIIFEDKDILVCHKAAGIAVQNARIGAADMESSLKNYLALKNTETVPYLGVVHRLDQPVEGVLVFAKNKKAAAGLTRQITTGNIVKEYLAVTDRMSEKHQGRLEDYLIKNGRTNTSEVVTSKTSGAKKAVLDYEVIHQISDERTESGKRILIKIHLETGRHHQIRVQMAHAGMPLLGDRKYNPGEISQLPLGLCSCHLIFRHPITGKKMEFQVTPNGESFAGFPNP, encoded by the coding sequence ATGTGGAATAATAAGAATAGTATAGAAGATATGATCATATTTGAGGATAAAGACATTCTGGTATGCCATAAAGCTGCGGGTATTGCAGTTCAAAATGCACGAATTGGAGCTGCAGATATGGAAAGTTCTTTAAAGAATTATCTGGCTTTAAAAAATACGGAAACAGTTCCTTATCTGGGAGTTGTGCACAGACTGGATCAACCGGTTGAAGGGGTTCTGGTATTTGCAAAGAATAAAAAAGCAGCAGCTGGTCTGACGAGGCAGATTACAACGGGAAATATTGTCAAAGAATATCTGGCAGTGACAGACAGGATGTCGGAGAAACACCAGGGACGACTGGAAGATTATCTGATAAAAAATGGAAGAACCAATACTTCTGAAGTAGTAACATCAAAGACGAGCGGAGCTAAAAAAGCAGTTTTAGATTATGAGGTTATACATCAAATTTCAGATGAGAGGACAGAGAGCGGAAAAAGAATCCTTATAAAAATTCATTTGGAAACCGGTCGTCATCATCAGATACGTGTACAGATGGCGCATGCAGGAATGCCGCTTCTTGGTGACCGTAAATATAATCCAGGAGAGATATCTCAATTACCACTTGGATTGTGTTCCTGTCATCTGATATTTCGTCATCCGATTACCGGAAAGAAGATGGAGTTTCAGGTAACTCCGAATGGAGAAAGTTTTGCAGGTTTCCCAAATCCGTGA
- a CDS encoding hydratase, whose protein sequence is MKLYDSGIYLVNGRDIVEEENMTQPVSREEAARNTMAYGILEAHNTSGNMQKLQIKFDKLTSHDITFVGIIQTARASGLEKFPIPYVLTNCHNSLCAVGGTINEDDHMFGLTCAKKYGGVYVPPHQAVIHQFAREMLAGGGKMILGSDSHTRYGALGTMAMGEGGGELVKQLLSQTYDINMPGVVAIYLKGEPRPGVGPQDVALAIIGKVFANGYVKNKVMEFVGPGVAGLSADFRIGIDVMTTETTCLSSIWQTDETIEEFYEIHGRKEDYKELKPGKVAYYDGCVEVDLSEIKPMIAMPFHPSNTYTIDELKANLYDILDDVEKKAQISLDGKVPYTLKDKVIDGQLYVDQGIIAGCAGGGFENICAAADILRGASIGADAFTLSVYPASTPIYMELARNGVLADLLETGAVVKTAFCGPCFGAGDTPANNAFSIRHTTRNFPNREGSKVQNGQISSVALMDARSIAATAANKGFLTSAEEFTGNYRHQKYFFDKTIYENRIFDSKGVADPSVEIQFGPNIKDWPEMPALAENLVLKVVSEIHDPVTTTDELIPSGETSSFRSNPLGLAEFTLSRKDPAYVGRAKEIQKAEKALEAGECPAEAVPELKPVMDAIRAHFSDVSKENIGIGSTIFAVKPGDGSAREQAASCQKVLGGWANIANEYATKRYRSNLINWGMLPFLIPAGDLPFANGDYLFLPQVRKAVADKVDSITGYVVKADGLKEFQVTLGELTDDEREIILKGCLINYNRR, encoded by the coding sequence ATGAAGCTTTATGACAGTGGTATTTATCTGGTAAATGGCCGTGATATCGTAGAAGAAGAGAACATGACACAGCCGGTTTCCAGAGAAGAAGCAGCCAGAAATACAATGGCTTATGGTATCCTGGAAGCACACAATACTTCCGGAAATATGCAGAAACTGCAGATTAAATTTGACAAGCTGACATCTCATGATATTACATTTGTAGGTATTATTCAGACAGCACGTGCTTCAGGACTTGAGAAATTCCCGATTCCATATGTACTGACCAACTGCCACAATTCTCTTTGTGCAGTAGGTGGAACGATCAACGAAGATGATCATATGTTTGGACTTACCTGTGCCAAGAAATACGGTGGAGTTTATGTACCACCTCATCAGGCAGTCATCCATCAGTTCGCACGTGAAATGCTTGCCGGTGGCGGTAAGATGATCCTTGGTTCCGACAGTCATACTCGTTATGGTGCACTTGGCACCATGGCAATGGGTGAGGGTGGTGGAGAGCTTGTTAAACAGCTTCTTTCCCAGACCTATGATATTAATATGCCGGGTGTTGTAGCAATCTATCTGAAAGGGGAACCGCGTCCGGGTGTAGGACCACAGGACGTTGCACTGGCAATTATCGGTAAAGTATTTGCCAACGGCTATGTGAAGAATAAAGTTATGGAATTTGTAGGACCTGGAGTAGCCGGTCTGAGTGCAGATTTCCGTATCGGTATCGATGTCATGACGACAGAGACTACTTGTCTTTCCTCTATCTGGCAGACAGATGAGACGATTGAAGAGTTCTATGAGATCCATGGCAGAAAAGAAGATTATAAAGAACTGAAACCAGGTAAGGTAGCTTACTATGATGGATGTGTAGAAGTTGATTTAAGTGAGATCAAACCTATGATCGCCATGCCATTCCATCCGAGCAACACATATACCATTGATGAATTGAAAGCAAATCTTTATGATATTCTGGATGATGTTGAGAAAAAAGCGCAGATCAGCCTGGATGGTAAAGTACCTTATACACTGAAAGACAAAGTGATCGACGGACAGCTTTATGTGGATCAGGGAATCATTGCAGGATGCGCGGGCGGTGGATTTGAAAATATCTGCGCAGCAGCAGATATCCTTCGTGGTGCAAGCATTGGAGCTGATGCATTTACACTCAGTGTTTATCCGGCAAGTACTCCGATCTATATGGAACTTGCTAGAAATGGAGTCCTGGCAGATCTTCTTGAAACAGGTGCGGTTGTTAAGACTGCATTCTGCGGACCATGTTTTGGTGCAGGAGATACACCTGCAAACAATGCGTTCAGCATCCGTCATACCACCAGAAACTTCCCGAATCGTGAAGGCTCCAAGGTCCAGAATGGACAGATTTCTTCTGTTGCACTTATGGATGCAAGATCTATCGCAGCAACAGCAGCAAACAAAGGTTTCCTGACATCCGCGGAAGAATTTACCGGAAATTACAGACATCAGAAATACTTCTTTGATAAGACTATTTATGAGAATCGAATCTTTGACAGCAAGGGTGTTGCAGATCCAAGTGTAGAAATCCAGTTTGGCCCGAATATTAAAGACTGGCCGGAGATGCCGGCACTGGCAGAGAATCTGGTGCTTAAAGTGGTATCTGAGATTCATGATCCGGTTACTACGACAGATGAACTGATTCCGTCCGGAGAAACTTCTTCTTTCCGTTCCAATCCACTTGGACTGGCTGAGTTTACTCTTTCCCGTAAAGATCCGGCTTATGTTGGACGTGCAAAGGAAATTCAGAAGGCAGAGAAAGCTCTTGAAGCAGGTGAGTGCCCGGCAGAAGCGGTTCCGGAACTGAAACCGGTTATGGATGCGATCAGGGCACATTTTTCTGATGTCAGCAAGGAGAATATCGGCATCGGAAGTACGATCTTTGCGGTAAAACCTGGAGATGGTTCTGCACGTGAGCAGGCTGCATCATGCCAGAAAGTTCTTGGTGGATGGGCAAATATTGCCAATGAATATGCAACCAAACGTTATCGCTCCAATCTGATCAACTGGGGTATGCTTCCGTTCCTGATTCCTGCAGGAGACCTTCCATTTGCAAATGGAGATTACCTTTTCTTACCACAGGTTCGCAAGGCAGTTGCAGACAAAGTGGACAGTATTACAGGATATGTAGTAAAAGCAGATGGACTGAAGGAATTTCAGGTAACACTTGGAGAACTGACGGATGATGAACGTGAGATCATTCTGAAAGGTTGTCTGATCAATTACAATAGAAGATAG
- a CDS encoding acyltransferase, which produces MNKKRVIWIELLRVMACIGVIGIHAGSQHFRDMPLDSSVWAVSNFYHGINRFAVASFIMISGCLYLDSKRTWNLRRLWKRNILPIAAAYIFWQMFYAVYRIITNGTLAKGSKAALVKFMVYISKSYFHLWYLPMLIGLLIITPMLWEIVNSARGKQWEEYMIVLFLVFQILPYTINYFPLPWKDHIMDILQTVQPEMVTGYIGYFILGHYLSHYEVSKKLEYLVYVLGVILILAAIGLCYISSQKSGKPIQSFYENYTLAGFFWGSSFFLFFKNHVSKIKWNEKQEKRICYLGSCTFGIYLIHALIRDILHRIGIDSMMISNTAIAIPLLITMIFVLSLAAVMIIKKIPRVSKWII; this is translated from the coding sequence ATGAATAAAAAAAGAGTTATATGGATTGAGCTGCTTCGTGTCATGGCGTGTATTGGAGTTATTGGCATTCATGCAGGCTCACAGCATTTTCGTGATATGCCACTGGATTCGTCTGTATGGGCGGTTTCAAACTTTTATCACGGGATCAACCGGTTTGCAGTAGCATCTTTTATTATGATCAGTGGATGTCTGTATCTTGACAGTAAGCGGACATGGAATCTCAGACGTTTGTGGAAAAGAAATATTCTGCCGATAGCTGCAGCATATATTTTCTGGCAGATGTTTTACGCAGTATACAGGATTATTACAAATGGAACGCTGGCGAAGGGCAGCAAAGCAGCTCTGGTCAAATTTATGGTATATATCAGTAAATCGTATTTCCATCTCTGGTATCTTCCAATGCTGATCGGACTTCTGATCATCACACCGATGCTATGGGAAATTGTAAACAGTGCCAGGGGAAAACAGTGGGAAGAGTATATGATCGTACTGTTTCTGGTGTTTCAGATCCTGCCATATACAATAAATTATTTTCCACTTCCATGGAAGGACCATATCATGGATATTCTGCAGACCGTGCAGCCGGAAATGGTTACCGGTTACATAGGATATTTTATACTGGGGCATTATCTGTCTCATTATGAGGTATCAAAGAAACTGGAATATCTGGTTTATGTACTGGGGGTAATATTGATTTTGGCAGCGATCGGCTTGTGTTACATCAGCTCACAGAAATCAGGAAAACCAATACAGTCATTTTATGAGAACTACACACTGGCAGGATTTTTCTGGGGAAGTTCGTTTTTTCTGTTTTTCAAAAACCATGTATCCAAGATCAAATGGAATGAAAAACAGGAAAAGAGGATCTGCTATCTGGGAAGCTGCACTTTTGGAATCTATCTGATCCATGCGCTTATCAGAGATATTCTTCACAGAATAGGAATTGACAGTATGATGATAAGTAATACTGCAATTGCGATTCCGCTTCTGATCACAATGATTTTTGTACTAAGTCTTGCTGCAGTTATGATCATTAAAAAGATTCCGCGAGTTAGTAAGTGGATCATATAA